tttatttgtttttcagaGAAAAATCCAATTGTAAAACTGATTGCAGTCATATTAGCGCCCATTTTTTGTGTTGCCATTTTGTCtctaacaatatttattatttaccatCGTAGAGCTAAACTAAAACGCTATCAGAAGagatgtaaatattttgaagtaagttttaataataaagttttaaatttatgttaataatttaactatagactagactatagactagactatagactagtttatagactagactatagactagactatagactagactatagactagactatagactagactatagactagactatagactagactatagactagactatagactagactatagactagactatagactagactatagactagactatagactagactatagactagactatagactagactatagactagactatagactaaactacatactagactaaagactgtaaactaaacattaaactaggctatagactagactacagattgttattgttgttattaatcaTAATAATGCTTTAACCACCTCTAGGAACTCGAAAAGAAAGCACCAATCGATCCCAAAGATACTTTTGATTTCGTCACTCATCTCAAGGGAAATGCTGACGACTTAACATATGAAACTAAAGTACAAGAAAGTTTGCTCTATGATGATGACATGGAAATTAATCGCAATGATTTAATACTTTATCAAGTATTAGGTGAAGGTGCCTTCGGGTTGGTAAAACTTGGtctatataaagataaaaaattggGCACCACTCAAGAGGTGgctgttaaaatgttaaaaggtaagttaaatataaataattaaaaaaagaatataaataatattatttatagctgtatttatgtatgtacacatctgtatatgtattttttatgttgtatttCAATGTTACATCATTTTCAGATCATCCCACTGCTGATGACATATACGCATTTCGTCGTGAGATAGAAGTTATGAAATCTGTTGAAAAGCATCCCAATATTGTTGGTATAATTGGTCATTGTACACGTTTTAGCAGTGAAATGATGTTGGTTACTGAGTACTGTAGTTTCGGTAACCTGTTGAATTTTTTAAGGTAAGTGTGTGGATTTTGTGAAAAGAATGACATTTTTGTAAGgtctgtttgtatatttgttgaaaacacaattattaacaagtaagagtgctatattcggctgtgccgaatcttatatacccttcaccatagtgtattttaaacatcttttataaatttcaaattttttacccgactacattattattacatcaaaagctaaacaaaaagaacaacaacaacaacgctaaacgaaataaaaagcaaaatacacaaggcatctaaaccaacagacatctaaatatacataacgaaaaacacagaaaaaaaaaacaaaattaataacgcaatgacgccaacagcatccaaacatacaaaaaatacacagctgaataaaaccaaatacatctacacatacgtgtacatctttttctaatatacagtgttgttgttgcttttttaacaaagcatgaaaaaaatattacatttttttagaggttgtctcggattttagctcatatttccgttatttaccgaccgattttgctgattttaaatagcgatcttctcgaaagcatgtctaatagaattattgaagattttgaTCTTGCCGATATctagggtcctctaaaaactgatttcaacagacaaacagacggacatggcttaatcgactccgctatctataaggatccagaatatatatactttatagggtcggaaaattatattatagcaattacaaacgaaatgacaaacttatatataaccttctcacgaaggtgaagtgtataaaaatagtattgaataaagtccagtatatagtctttacTGAAGTCTATTCTAAAATCGAGAATATAATTTTGTCTTTACTCCTAGGTATAATCTAGTCATAATACATAATCTAGTCACTCTTAgttatagtttggtctataataGAACTCATATTCTTGGCTTTAGTATAGTTTATCAAAggttttccaaaaaagtttcgCAGTGTGAACCAGGCAAACAAAGTTAAATAGGTTTAATTAAAACCGTTATATccatcatatatgtatgtatgtatgtatgtatgtatgtatgtatgtatgtatgtatgtatgtatgtatgtatgtatgtatgtgtatgtacagcacctagagacgtaaccggtggaccgaagcacgatccttcaataagccgtagacatcgttcttactcacagtgacacgctgtggcaagtcgaatatgaacagagNNNNNNNNNNNNNNNNNNNNNNNNNNNNNNNNNNNNNNNNNNNNNNNNNNNNNNNNNNNNNNNNNNNNNNNNNNNNNNNNNNNNNNNNNNNNNNNNNNNNatctatctatctatctatctatctatctatctatctatctatctatctatctatctatctatctatctatttatctatctatctatctatctatctatctatctttttttaatcgaataacaaaatatgtatatagtttgaaGGTCATTATTACCATAggtatatatttacaaaaaagacGAAGACAACAACTTTATATttcgtaaataatttttaatgatacaCAAACACATTGTGGTACAATATCATGTTTTCATACTTTGTTTTTTCCATTTCATGTATccctgaaatttaaaaaataagttaaaaggaatttttagaaatattagtTTACCTtttagtacatatttatttttcattctgATTTTTCTCCCTAAtcacaaaatttgtatatttttattagaaaggTAAAtcgttataattttaaatgttatgcttaggttttatgtaaaatactacttaaaaataattgtaaaaatgtatacatCATATAAATTTCTAGAAAGAAATAGCCTCAaccatttaacatttttaaatgtaaacaaattctttactgtttacatttcttttaacatttttattttat
The window above is part of the Lucilia cuprina isolate Lc7/37 chromosome 6, ASM2204524v1, whole genome shotgun sequence genome. Proteins encoded here:
- the LOC111681926 gene encoding tyrosine-protein kinase receptor torso, whose protein sequence is MKSIKSIRPPRELYKHQLENLTFSSVYKVGIRASNTKNTRESDLFWKTFTVPSCVEWHNYNFNICAPEAPQNLQLEQVALDQNLYSLNISWLLPNHLPDNYTLRIQDLSEQGNITIYELPKDIHYFYIPQITFWGVFYEVSLTAYTRGGHTTTSLTDIIKTVVHIPEKNPIVKLIAVILAPIFCVAILSLTIFIIYHRRAKLKRYQKRCKYFEELEKKAPIDPKDTFDFVTHLKGNADDLTYETKVQESLLYDDDMEINRNDLILYQVLGEGAFGLVKLGLYKDKKLGTTQEVAVKMLKDHPTADDIYAFRREIEVMKSVEKHPNIVGIIGHCTRFSSEMMLVTEYCSFGNLLNFLRSLKLQIARAAAKRT